The proteins below are encoded in one region of Pygocentrus nattereri isolate fPygNat1 chromosome 13, fPygNat1.pri, whole genome shotgun sequence:
- the LOC108416060 gene encoding uncharacterized protein LOC108416060 isoform X3 gives MCGQAAFSWSSLSRMTEAVDRLRLLQFVLIQALLLTGCSSESDRNYVECQNITGTVGKPLTLTCNITRDPSCSCTQYKWIKNGIELKSDTDCDGNPTVNYTIQNPSMKDSGTFRLWVQLTCTSIKGDLSVMLSEEVTPAPPEEVTTIPPDFFATAP, from the exons ATGTGTGGACAGGCAGCGTTTAGCTGGTCTTCACT ctcCAGAATGACTGAGGCTGTGGACCGACTGCGTCTGCTTCAGTTTGTGCTGATCCAAGCCCTGCTTCTCACAGGCTGCTCCAGTGAAAGTGACAGAA aTTATGTTGAATGTCAGAACATAACTGGAACAGTTGGGAAACCATTAACTCTGACCTGCAATATTACACGTGATCCAAGCTGCAGCTGTACTCAATACAAATGGATAAAGAATGGAATTGAGCTGAAAAGTGACACTGATTGTGACGGGAATCCCACAGTTAATTACACAATTCAGAATCCATCCATGAAAGACAGCGGGACATTTAGACTTTGGGTACAACTGACATGTACATCTATTAAAGGGGATCTCAGTGTGATGTTATCAG AGGAGGTCACTCCTGCACCACCAG AGGAGGTCACTACTATACCACCAG ATTTCTTCGCTACTGCACCA taa
- the LOC108416060 gene encoding uncharacterized protein LOC108416060 isoform X2: MTEAVDRLRLLQFVLIQALLLTGCSSESDRNYVECQNITGTVGKPLTLTCNITRDPSCSCTQYKWIKNGIELKSDTDCDGNPTVNYTIQNPSMKDSGTFRLWVQLTCTSIKGDLSVMLSEEVTPAPPEEVTTIPPDFFATAPEIIACFGISTSTSTSPHYRIDILFLALLSILALIGLVVIFRKYITKVFQRLFQERLNLELFKKQIISQGIV; the protein is encoded by the exons ATGACTGAGGCTGTGGACCGACTGCGTCTGCTTCAGTTTGTGCTGATCCAAGCCCTGCTTCTCACAGGCTGCTCCAGTGAAAGTGACAGAA aTTATGTTGAATGTCAGAACATAACTGGAACAGTTGGGAAACCATTAACTCTGACCTGCAATATTACACGTGATCCAAGCTGCAGCTGTACTCAATACAAATGGATAAAGAATGGAATTGAGCTGAAAAGTGACACTGATTGTGACGGGAATCCCACAGTTAATTACACAATTCAGAATCCATCCATGAAAGACAGCGGGACATTTAGACTTTGGGTACAACTGACATGTACATCTATTAAAGGGGATCTCAGTGTGATGTTATCAG AGGAGGTCACTCCTGCACCACCAG AGGAGGTCACTACTATACCACCAG ATTTCTTCGCTACTGCACCAGAAA taattgcatgttttggcatcagcaccagcaccagcaccagTCCTCATTATCGTATAGATATCCTTTTTTTGGCCCTCCTGAGTATCTTAGCCCTCATTGGTTTGGTAGTTATCTTCAGAAAGTATATTacaaaggtttttcagagactgtTCCAAGAGAGGCTGAACCTTGAACTCTTCAAGAAACAAATCATATCGCAGGGAATAGTGTGA
- the LOC108416060 gene encoding uncharacterized protein LOC108416060 isoform X1, which translates to MCGQAAFSWSSLSRMTEAVDRLRLLQFVLIQALLLTGCSSESDRNYVECQNITGTVGKPLTLTCNITRDPSCSCTQYKWIKNGIELKSDTDCDGNPTVNYTIQNPSMKDSGTFRLWVQLTCTSIKGDLSVMLSEEVTPAPPEEVTTIPPDFFATAPEIIACFGISTSTSTSPHYRIDILFLALLSILALIGLVVIFRKYITKVFQRLFQERLNLELFKKQIISQGIV; encoded by the exons ATGTGTGGACAGGCAGCGTTTAGCTGGTCTTCACT ctcCAGAATGACTGAGGCTGTGGACCGACTGCGTCTGCTTCAGTTTGTGCTGATCCAAGCCCTGCTTCTCACAGGCTGCTCCAGTGAAAGTGACAGAA aTTATGTTGAATGTCAGAACATAACTGGAACAGTTGGGAAACCATTAACTCTGACCTGCAATATTACACGTGATCCAAGCTGCAGCTGTACTCAATACAAATGGATAAAGAATGGAATTGAGCTGAAAAGTGACACTGATTGTGACGGGAATCCCACAGTTAATTACACAATTCAGAATCCATCCATGAAAGACAGCGGGACATTTAGACTTTGGGTACAACTGACATGTACATCTATTAAAGGGGATCTCAGTGTGATGTTATCAG AGGAGGTCACTCCTGCACCACCAG AGGAGGTCACTACTATACCACCAG ATTTCTTCGCTACTGCACCAGAAA taattgcatgttttggcatcagcaccagcaccagcaccagTCCTCATTATCGTATAGATATCCTTTTTTTGGCCCTCCTGAGTATCTTAGCCCTCATTGGTTTGGTAGTTATCTTCAGAAAGTATATTacaaaggtttttcagagactgtTCCAAGAGAGGCTGAACCTTGAACTCTTCAAGAAACAAATCATATCGCAGGGAATAGTGTGA